Genomic window (Ruminococcus flavefaciens AE3010):
TGTTGATTTCCAGACTGCATATTTATCGGGATATCTTGCGGATAAATACGATGTAACAGCCGAGGATAGCGTTGAACGTGCAAATCAGCGTATAAAAAATACAACGGAGCAGCTTTTCGCAAGCACTGTACAGGGATATGATACGTTCAATAAGGAAAACGGAAATATTTCTCTTAAAGGAGGAAAAGCGAAATACGCGCTTTATCCCGTATGGCTCCTTAATACTACATGGAACGGAAATAAGTATACCTTTGCTATGAACGGTCAGACGGGTAAATTTGTGGGAGATCTGCCTGTCGATTCGGGAGCAGCTATGAAGTGGTTCATTGGCGTATCGGCAGCTGCAACTGCTGTTTGCTTTATTTTGATGCGTGTTTTAGGCTTATAAGGAGATGAGAAAATGAGTTTGAAAAAATTCGCAGCAGCTGCTGCTTCTGTTTTGCTTATGTTCTGTGCAGCAGGCTCAATGGGTCAGAAAACTCCTTCACTTAATATTGCAATGACGGCTTCTGCAGATTATGAATTTGAATTTATTGACGAGGACGATGCCGAAGATATACTGAATGACTATGCAGGTGAATATGACGCAAGTGCAGGTACACAAGATGAACGTGTTGGCGCAAGTCAGCCAAGCCCTATACAGACATTTTTTATCAGTCTTATAATCGGAATGCTTATAGGATTTGTAGTTGTATCGATAATGAGATCAAGTATGAAGTCTGTTCACAAAAAAGCAGGTGCAACAGATTATCGAAAGCAGGATGGTTTCAAGCTGTCCGTCAAAACAGACGACCACCTTGGCACTAAAGTCGAAAAATCTCCTATTGCAAGAGCAACAGCCCCTACTCAGAATAATATTTCAAAGAAATAATACTATCCGCAATATTTGAGTTGACAAAACAACATCTTTGTTATATAATAAATATACTATGGCTTTTTTCAATATAAATTATTGATTAATAAAAGATTATTACATAAACTGGAGGAAATAAAATATGTGCGGAATCGTTGGCTTTACAGGAAGTGCGCAGGCAGCACCTATTCTGCTTGACGGACTTTCAAAGCTTGAATACAGAGGCTATGACTCAGCGGGAATCGCTGTTCGTGACGGCGAAAAAGAGACTGAGGTCGTAAAGGCTAAGGGAAAGCTTAAAGTCCTCAAGGAAATGACAAATAACGGTAATGCTGTAAAGGGCGATTGCGGTATTGGTCATACACGCTGGGCAACTCACGGTGAGCCGTCAGCTCTCAATGCTCATCCTCACAGCAGTGACGACGAAAATGTTATTGCAGTTCATAACGGTATTATCGAGAATTATCAGGAGCTCAAGGAGAAGCTTGTAAAGAGTGGTTACAGCTTCAATTCTCAGACAGATACCGAGGTAGCTGTCAAACTTATCGACTACTATTTCAAGAAGTACGGTCTCGGACCAGTAGATTCTATTGCTCGCGCAATGATCCGTATAAGAGGTTCTTACGCTTTATGCGTAATGTTCAAGGATTATCCCGGTGAGATATATACTGCACGTAAGGACAGCCCGATGATAATCGGTATCGCAAACGGTGAAACATATGTTGCTTCCGATGTTCCCGCTATCCTTAAATATACAAGAAATGTATACTATATCGGCAATATGGAGATCGCTAAGCTTGAAAAGGGGGCAGTTACTTTCTACAATATTGACCGTGAAGAGATCACAAAGCCTCTCACAGAGATCAAGTGGGACGCTGAGGCTGCTGAAAAGGGCGGTTTCGAGCACTTCATGCTCAAGGAGATTCACGAGCAGCCAAAGGTTGTGCGTGATACTATCAACTCAGTAATAAAAGACGGAAAGATCGATTTCTCCGATGTGGGACTCACAGACGAGGAAATGCAGAAGATCAGTCAGATATACATTGTTGCCTGCGGAAGCGCATATCACGTTGGTATGGCTGCACAGTATGTTATTGAGGACTTCACATCTATTCCTGTAAGAGTTGAGCTTGCTTCCGAATTCAGATACAGAAAGATGTCTCTTGTTAAGGACAGTCTTGTTATAATCATCAGCCAGTCAGGTGAAACAGCTGACAGCCTTGCAGCTCTCAGAGAGGCAAAGGCTAAGGGCATAATGACTCTTGGTATCGTTAATGTTGTTGGTTCTTCAATTGCACGTGAAGCTGATAACGTATTCTACACACTTGCAGGTCCCGAGATTTCTGTTGCAACTACAAAGGCATACAGCACTCAGCTCATTGCTGCATATCTGCTTGCCCTTCAGTTTGCTGTTGCAAGAGGAGAAATGACAGAGGAGAAGTGTGAAGAGCTTCTTAATGAGCTTTACACTATTCCTGACAAGATCGAAAAGATACTTGAGGATAAGGAGCGTATCCAGTGGTATGCAAACAAGCTTGCAAGCGCTAAGGACGCATTCTTTATCGGACGAGGCATTGACTACGCTATCGGACTTGAGGGAAGCCTCAAGATGAAAGAGATCAGCTATATCCACTCCGAGGCTTACGCCGCAGGTGAGCTCAAGCACGGTCCTATCAGCCTTATCGAGGAGGGCGTGCCTGTTATCGGTGTACTTACCCAGCAGGATCTTTATGAAAAGACCGTAAGCAATATGGTCGAGGTAAAGAGCCGTGGCGCTTCTCTCATGGGACTTACAACATATGGGAATTACAGTATGGAGGATCTTGCTGACTTTACAGTATATATTCCTCAGACCGATTGCCATTTTGCAGGCAGTC
Coding sequences:
- the glmS gene encoding glutamine--fructose-6-phosphate transaminase (isomerizing); its protein translation is MCGIVGFTGSAQAAPILLDGLSKLEYRGYDSAGIAVRDGEKETEVVKAKGKLKVLKEMTNNGNAVKGDCGIGHTRWATHGEPSALNAHPHSSDDENVIAVHNGIIENYQELKEKLVKSGYSFNSQTDTEVAVKLIDYYFKKYGLGPVDSIARAMIRIRGSYALCVMFKDYPGEIYTARKDSPMIIGIANGETYVASDVPAILKYTRNVYYIGNMEIAKLEKGAVTFYNIDREEITKPLTEIKWDAEAAEKGGFEHFMLKEIHEQPKVVRDTINSVIKDGKIDFSDVGLTDEEMQKISQIYIVACGSAYHVGMAAQYVIEDFTSIPVRVELASEFRYRKMSLVKDSLVIIISQSGETADSLAALREAKAKGIMTLGIVNVVGSSIAREADNVFYTLAGPEISVATTKAYSTQLIAAYLLALQFAVARGEMTEEKCEELLNELYTIPDKIEKILEDKERIQWYANKLASAKDAFFIGRGIDYAIGLEGSLKMKEISYIHSEAYAAGELKHGPISLIEEGVPVIGVLTQQDLYEKTVSNMVEVKSRGASLMGLTTYGNYSMEDLADFTVYIPQTDCHFAGSLSVIPLQLLGYYVSVAKGYDVDKPRNLAKSVTVE